The following nucleotide sequence is from Microbacterium arborescens.
ATCAGCAAGCACAACCAGGGCGGCAAGGGTCTCGGCGTCCGCCGCTGGGACTCCCACGACGAGTTCGACGCCTGGGTCGACGGCCCCGAGTTCGAGGCATCCCCCGACGGCATCACGCTCATCCAGGAGTTCCTGTTCGCCCGTGAGCCGTTCGTCACCCGCGCCGAATACGTCGGCGGCGAGTTCGTCTACGCCGTGCGCGTCGACACGAGCGCGGGCAGCTTCGAGCTCTGCCCCGCCGATGCGTGCGTCGTCGACCCCGCCGCGGGCACGGACGCCGCCCCGGCCTATCCGCCCTTCGCGCTGCGCGGCGAGATCACCGCCGACCACCCGCTGGTCGCGCAGCACCGCGACTTCCTCCGCGCCGTCGACATCCGCATCGCCGGGATCGAGTTCGTCGAGACGATCGACGGGCGACTCGTCACCTACGACCTCAACACGAACACGAACTATAACCCCGACGTCGAGGCCTCGGCTCACGCATCCGGGCCGGGCGAGATCGCCCGGTACCTCGGCGGACTGCTCGGCGAAGCACGCAACTAGCGCAGGCCCGCCTCACGCACAACCGATAGGCCGCACCCGAGGCCCTTCCTACGCTGACACCGTGCTCCGAAACCTCGTGATCGTCCTGGGCGACCAGCTCGACCCCGACGCGAGCGCCTTCGACGACTTCGACCCCGCGCAGGATGCCGTCTGGATGGCGGAGGTCGCCGAGGAGTCCACGCATGTCTGGAGCTCGAAGCCCCGCACCGCGGTGTTCCTCGCGGCGATGCGCCACTTCGCCGAGGACCAGCGCGACGCCGGGCACGCCCTGCACTACACGGAGCTCGACGCGCGGGGGAACTCGGGCACTTTCGCCGGCCAGCTCGCCGCCGACCTGGAAAAGCTGAAGCCCGAGACGCTCGTAGTGACCGAGCCCGGCGAGTGGCGCGTGCGCGAGGCGCTGAAGCAGACCGCGGATGCCGCCGGCATCCCCCTCGACATCCGGGTCGACCGCCACTTCTTCTCGACCATCGCCGAGTTCGCCGAACACGCCGAAGGCCGGGCGACCCTTCGAATGGAGTACTTCTACCGCGAGATGCGAAAGCGGCACGGCATCCTGATGACCAACCGCGGGCAACCCGTCGGCGGGCAGTGGAACTACGACGCCGACAACCGCAGAGCGTTCCCGAAGCAGGGCCCGGGACTCGTGCCGCCCCGGGCGACGTTTCCGCCCGACGAGATCACGCGCGAGGTGATCTCACTGGTCGAGAGAGAATTCGGCGAGCACCCCGGCTCGCTCGACACGTTCGCGTGGCCGGTCACTCGCGCGCAGGCGCTCGAAGCGCTCGACCTTTTCATCGACGAGCGGCTGCCGGGCTTCGGCGACGCGCAGGACGCGATGTGGCCGGGCGAACCCTGGCTGTGGCACGCACACCTGTCGTCGTCGATGAACCTCAAGCTGCTGCATCCGCGTGAGGTCGTCGCAGCCGCCGAGGCGGCGTACCGGCGGCAGCACGCGCCGCTGCCTGCGGTCGAGGGGTTCATCCGGCAGATCCTCGGCTGGCGCGAGTACGTGCGCGGGATCTACTGGACGCAGATGCCCGGCTACCTTCAGCGGAACGCGTTCGAGGCGTTCGAGCCGCTGCCCGACTGGTACTGGACGGGCGACACCCCGATGGCGTGTCTCGCCGATGCCGTCGGCACGACGCTCGAGAACGGGTACGCGCACCACATCCAGCGCCTCATGGTCACCGGGCTCTACGCGATGCTGCTCGGCGTCGACCCGCGCGAGGTGCACGCCTGGTACCTCGCCGTGTACGTCGACGCGGTCGAATGGGCCGAGCTCCCGAACACGCTGGGCATGAGCCAGTACGCCGACGGCGGGCTCATGGGAAGCAAGCCCTACGCCGCGACCGGCAAGTACATCGACCGGATGAGCCCGTACTGCAAGACGTGCCCGTTCGATCCCGCGAAGCGCATCGGCGACGACGCCTGCCCCTTCACCACTCTCTACTGGGACTACCTCATCCGCCACGAGGAGCCGCTCGCCGAGAACCACCGCATGGCGCTGCAGGTGAAGAACCTGGCGCGCCTCGACGACGACGAGATCACCGCGATCCGCGACCGAGCTGACGCCATCCGGCGGGGCGACGTGGCGGCGTCTCGATAGTCTGCGCGGATGAGCAGCATCGACCGCCCGCCACTGTCCGGCGCCGCCTGGGTTCTCGTCGGGGCCGGGGGCGCGGTCGTGGGTCTGCTGCCCTGGCTGATCACCGGCGCGCGGCTGCCGCTGCAGAATCTCGCCGCAGACCAGACCGACCTGACGACGCCGTTCTCGCTGCTGCCGTTCAGCCAGTACTACCTCACGACGATCGTCTCGCTGCTCGTCGTCGGCGGCGCCGTCGCCGGCCTCGCAGCGCGCATCCTGCGCCACCGCCGCTCCCGCCGAGCGACAGGCTGGCTCACGCTC
It contains:
- a CDS encoding cryptochrome/photolyase family protein, whose translation is MLRNLVIVLGDQLDPDASAFDDFDPAQDAVWMAEVAEESTHVWSSKPRTAVFLAAMRHFAEDQRDAGHALHYTELDARGNSGTFAGQLAADLEKLKPETLVVTEPGEWRVREALKQTADAAGIPLDIRVDRHFFSTIAEFAEHAEGRATLRMEYFYREMRKRHGILMTNRGQPVGGQWNYDADNRRAFPKQGPGLVPPRATFPPDEITREVISLVEREFGEHPGSLDTFAWPVTRAQALEALDLFIDERLPGFGDAQDAMWPGEPWLWHAHLSSSMNLKLLHPREVVAAAEAAYRRQHAPLPAVEGFIRQILGWREYVRGIYWTQMPGYLQRNAFEAFEPLPDWYWTGDTPMACLADAVGTTLENGYAHHIQRLMVTGLYAMLLGVDPREVHAWYLAVYVDAVEWAELPNTLGMSQYADGGLMGSKPYAATGKYIDRMSPYCKTCPFDPAKRIGDDACPFTTLYWDYLIRHEEPLAENHRMALQVKNLARLDDDEITAIRDRADAIRRGDVAASR
- a CDS encoding ATP-grasp domain-containing protein; translation: MSLSPKVYVIHENPEWWAPFAAAFAAEDVPAEQWLLTDGSINLSAEPPQGVFWSRLSASAHTRDHAQSKEYGRAVLRWLESWGRPVVGGSHVLEFEVSKVAQHAALRSSGIDVPRTVAVFGTGDLKERAREFPVPFISKHNQGGKGLGVRRWDSHDEFDAWVDGPEFEASPDGITLIQEFLFAREPFVTRAEYVGGEFVYAVRVDTSAGSFELCPADACVVDPAAGTDAAPAYPPFALRGEITADHPLVAQHRDFLRAVDIRIAGIEFVETIDGRLVTYDLNTNTNYNPDVEASAHASGPGEIARYLGGLLGEARN